The Streptomyces seoulensis genome contains a region encoding:
- a CDS encoding cobalamin biosynthesis protein, with amino-acid sequence MGADRSYAYGAAAGLLGDLLLGDPRRMHPVAAFGRAAGRAERALWHDHRGWGALHTLLCAGGVTALGAVAARAVRPSFTASAALTAAATWAVVGGTSLAREARAVGHALERGDLTAARARLPHLCGRDPQSLDADAIARAVVESVAENTSDAVVGALVWGAVAGVPGLLGFRAVNTLDAMVGHRSPRLRRFGWAAARLDDVAGWPGARLTAVLAVLAGDDPRGALRAWRADAHRHPSPNAGPVEASFAGALGVRLGGTLSYGGRVEHRPVLNGTGRPVQVADIERAARLSRRVGLLALGVTVAGRLIGKGRGR; translated from the coding sequence ATGGGCGCCGATCGCTCGTACGCGTACGGTGCCGCCGCCGGACTCCTCGGTGACCTCCTCCTGGGCGACCCCCGCCGCATGCATCCCGTCGCCGCCTTCGGGCGGGCCGCCGGGCGTGCGGAACGCGCGCTGTGGCACGACCACCGCGGCTGGGGCGCGCTGCACACCTTGCTGTGCGCCGGAGGCGTCACCGCGCTCGGAGCGGTGGCCGCACGCGCCGTACGCCCCTCCTTCACCGCTTCCGCCGCGCTGACCGCGGCGGCCACCTGGGCCGTCGTCGGCGGCACCTCCCTGGCCCGCGAGGCGCGGGCCGTCGGGCATGCCCTGGAGCGCGGCGACCTGACGGCCGCGCGGGCCCGGCTGCCGCACCTGTGCGGCCGGGACCCGCAGTCGCTGGACGCCGACGCGATCGCGCGTGCCGTGGTGGAGTCGGTCGCGGAGAACACCTCCGACGCCGTGGTGGGCGCCCTGGTATGGGGCGCGGTGGCCGGGGTGCCGGGGCTGCTGGGCTTCCGGGCCGTGAACACGCTGGACGCGATGGTGGGGCACAGGTCGCCCCGGCTGCGCCGCTTCGGCTGGGCCGCCGCCCGCCTCGACGACGTCGCGGGCTGGCCGGGCGCCCGGCTGACCGCCGTGCTCGCCGTGCTCGCCGGGGACGACCCGCGCGGTGCCCTGCGGGCCTGGCGGGCGGACGCGCACCGGCATCCGAGCCCCAACGCGGGCCCCGTGGAGGCCTCCTTCGCGGGCGCGCTCGGCGTACGGCTGGGCGGCACCCTCTCCTACGGCGGCCGGGTCGAACACCGGCCCGTCCTCAACGGCACCGGGCGGCCTGTCCAGGTCGCCGACATCGAGCGTGCGGCACGGCTCTCCCGCCGGGTCGGGCTGCTCGCGCTCGGCGTCACCGTCGCCGGGCGCCTCATCGGGAAGGGGCGGGGCCGGTGA
- a CDS encoding inorganic phosphate transporter, which yields MESLSLILAIVVVTALAFDFTNGFHDTANAMATTISTGALKPKVAVAMSAALNLVGAFLSVEVANTISKGLVDETGIRPEVIFAALTGAILWNLLTWLVGLPSSSSHALMGGLVGATVASAGFGAVHGDVLVTKVLLPAVAAPLVAGLATMLATRLSYRIGRDDDSDATRKGYRAGQIASAGLVSLAHGTNDAQKTMGIITLALIAGGALAPGSNPPTWVILSAGLAIALGTYIGGWRIIRTMGKGLTDLEPRQGFAAQTSAATAILASSHLGFSLSTTHVVSGSVMGAGLGRKGGVVRWSTATRMFVAWALTLPAAALVGAGAEAVTGLGDWGTALVAAFLIGCSFAIWKISRRQVIDHTNVTTEEYVEPAGVVTTAMAMVTPPPAGTVTDDLTATIPAASTEHTPTHATTAPPAAV from the coding sequence ATGGAAAGCTTGTCGCTGATCCTCGCGATTGTGGTGGTAACCGCACTCGCGTTCGATTTCACGAACGGTTTCCACGACACTGCCAACGCGATGGCCACGACCATCTCGACCGGTGCACTCAAGCCCAAGGTCGCGGTGGCCATGTCCGCCGCACTCAACCTGGTGGGCGCTTTTCTCTCGGTGGAGGTCGCCAACACGATCTCCAAGGGTCTCGTCGACGAGACCGGCATCCGTCCCGAGGTCATCTTCGCCGCCCTGACCGGCGCGATCCTCTGGAACCTGCTGACCTGGCTGGTGGGCCTGCCCTCCAGCTCCTCGCACGCCCTGATGGGCGGCCTCGTCGGTGCCACCGTCGCCTCGGCGGGCTTCGGCGCCGTCCACGGTGACGTGCTGGTCACCAAGGTGCTGCTCCCCGCGGTCGCCGCGCCGCTCGTGGCGGGCCTCGCCACGATGCTCGCCACCCGCCTCTCCTACCGCATCGGCCGCGACGACGACAGCGACGCCACCCGCAAGGGCTACCGCGCGGGCCAGATCGCCTCGGCCGGTCTGGTCTCCCTGGCGCACGGCACCAACGACGCGCAGAAGACGATGGGCATCATCACCCTCGCGCTGATCGCGGGCGGTGCGCTGGCCCCCGGCTCCAACCCTCCCACCTGGGTGATCCTCTCCGCCGGCCTGGCCATCGCGCTCGGCACCTACATCGGCGGCTGGCGCATCATCCGCACCATGGGCAAGGGCCTGACCGACCTGGAGCCCCGTCAGGGCTTCGCCGCGCAGACCAGTGCCGCGACCGCGATCCTGGCCTCCTCGCACCTCGGCTTCTCCCTCTCCACCACCCACGTCGTCTCCGGCTCGGTGATGGGCGCGGGCCTCGGCCGCAAGGGCGGTGTGGTCCGCTGGTCCACCGCGACCCGGATGTTCGTCGCCTGGGCGCTCACCCTGCCGGCCGCCGCGCTGGTCGGCGCGGGCGCCGAGGCCGTGACCGGCCTGGGCGACTGGGGCACGGCGCTCGTCGCCGCCTTCCTGATCGGCTGCAGCTTCGCCATCTGGAAGATCTCCCGCCGCCAGGTCATCGACCACACCAACGTCACGACCGAGGAATACGTCGAGCCGGCCGGCGTGGTGACCACCGCGATGGCCATGGTGACGCCGCCCCCGGCGGGCACCGTCACGGACGACCTGACGGCCACCATCCCGGCCGCCTCCACCGAGCACACGCCCACCCACGCCACCACCGCCCCGCCCGCCGCGGTCTGA
- a CDS encoding lysozyme — protein MARDRSSTRRRAGVLAAALSALALTGAHAPPTEASGPRPGLPRGHDVSSHQKRVDWPSARAEGARFAYVKATESTTYRNPYFTGQYDGARRAGLIRGAYHFALPDRSSGAAQAAYFVRHGGDWRADGRTLPPALDIEYNPYDKHHKCYGLSRKRMVRWVRSFSDEVRRETGRRPVIYTTTNWWTACTGNSRAFSADHALWIASHGSADPGRLPGGWRYWTFWQYDTKGRLPGDQDLFDGSSARLRAFARGR, from the coding sequence ATGGCCCGTGACCGCTCATCAACCCGTCGCCGCGCGGGCGTCCTCGCGGCGGCCCTCTCGGCACTCGCCCTCACCGGCGCCCACGCCCCGCCCACCGAGGCGTCCGGACCGCGTCCGGGCCTGCCCAGGGGGCACGACGTGTCCTCCCACCAGAAGCGCGTCGACTGGCCCTCGGCCCGCGCCGAGGGCGCCCGGTTCGCGTACGTCAAGGCGACCGAGTCCACGACCTACCGCAACCCCTACTTCACCGGCCAGTACGACGGCGCGCGCCGGGCCGGACTGATCCGCGGCGCCTACCACTTCGCCCTCCCCGACCGCTCCTCCGGCGCCGCACAGGCCGCGTACTTCGTCCGGCACGGCGGCGACTGGCGGGCGGACGGCAGGACGCTGCCGCCCGCGCTCGACATCGAGTACAACCCGTACGACAAGCACCACAAGTGCTACGGGCTGAGCCGCAAGCGGATGGTCCGCTGGGTCAGGTCCTTCAGCGACGAGGTCCGCCGGGAGACCGGCCGCCGCCCGGTCATCTACACCACCACCAACTGGTGGACCGCCTGCACCGGCAACAGCCGCGCCTTCTCCGCCGACCACGCCCTGTGGATCGCCAGCCACGGTTCCGCCGACCCCGGCAGACTGCCCGGCGGCTGGCGGTACTGGACCTTCTGGCAGTACGACACCAAGGGCCGGCTGCCGGGTGACCAGGATCTCTTCGACGGCTCCTCCGCGCGGCTGCGGGCCTTCGCCCGCGGGCGCTGA
- a CDS encoding class II aldolase/adducin family protein, whose translation MAEQRRDADGDEARAWAELVATARRTVADGLVVGTSGNVSARVGDTVLVTPSGVPYDRLTPDDVTAVDLSGRQVLGTLVPTSELPMHLAVYRTTDARAVVHTHAVHATAVSTLVTELPPVHYMTCALGGPVRVAPYAAYGTPELAAHMLRALEDRSGCLLRNHGTITYGDTLTAAYDRTAQLEWMCRLWLTASSVPGLTPALLSEAELAEAGERLRGYGQRG comes from the coding sequence ATGGCGGAACAGCGGCGGGACGCGGACGGCGACGAGGCGCGGGCCTGGGCGGAACTGGTGGCCACGGCCCGGCGGACCGTCGCCGACGGGCTGGTCGTCGGCACCTCCGGCAACGTCTCGGCGCGCGTGGGCGACACGGTCCTGGTCACCCCCTCGGGCGTGCCCTACGACCGGCTCACCCCCGACGACGTCACCGCCGTCGACCTCTCCGGCCGCCAGGTGCTGGGCACGCTGGTGCCGACCAGCGAACTGCCCATGCACCTCGCGGTGTACCGCACCACCGATGCCCGCGCGGTCGTGCACACCCACGCCGTGCACGCCACGGCCGTCTCCACCCTCGTCACCGAGCTGCCCCCCGTCCACTACATGACCTGCGCGCTCGGCGGCCCCGTACGAGTGGCCCCCTACGCCGCCTACGGCACCCCCGAGCTGGCCGCGCACATGCTCCGCGCCCTGGAGGACCGCTCCGGCTGCCTCCTGCGCAACCACGGCACGATCACCTACGGCGACACCCTGACCGCCGCCTACGACCGCACCGCCCAGCTCGAGTGGATGTGCCGCCTGTGGCTCACGGCCTCCTCCGTGCCGGGCCTGACCCCGGCCCTGCTGAGCGAGGCGGAGCTGGCCGAGGCGGGGGAGCGGCTGCGGGGGTACGGGCAGCGGGGCTGA
- a CDS encoding alpha/beta hydrolase — protein MRKVHVVAAAIGAVLAAGAASVAVGRLASGAALKLPPGRPLPTEPRLTVHAVEGGRITLTRDLASRRPGVYGLAGNGSHAVVGPVLEGAEQSADTVVRALERVTHGTFAPGDSAWLTPNAYVGDPGSALGLEHADIDVPGELGALPAWFVPGQRDTWVIAVHGLGATREQTLNVMGILHALGLPVLALAYRGDLGAPRSPDGLSHLGETEWRDVEAAIRYAVRYGAHRVVLLGWSTGATMALRAAERSSVRDRVAGLILDSPVLGWESTLRALAHARHVPGPLLPLAVRAAQGRAGMRTARQAVGVEPLEVPTLIIHGPDDEIAPWSDSRRLAARQPGLVSLHPVPRAPHAAMWNASPTAYEDLLRRFLTPLL, from the coding sequence GTGCGCAAAGTCCACGTAGTCGCCGCCGCGATCGGTGCCGTGCTGGCCGCCGGTGCCGCGTCCGTGGCCGTCGGCAGGCTGGCCAGCGGTGCCGCGCTGAAGCTGCCGCCCGGCCGCCCGCTGCCCACCGAACCCCGGCTCACCGTGCACGCCGTGGAGGGCGGCCGGATCACCCTCACCCGCGACCTCGCCTCCCGCCGCCCCGGCGTCTACGGCCTCGCGGGCAACGGCTCCCACGCCGTGGTCGGACCGGTCCTGGAGGGCGCCGAGCAGAGCGCCGACACCGTCGTACGCGCCCTCGAACGCGTCACCCACGGAACCTTCGCCCCCGGCGACTCCGCCTGGCTCACCCCCAACGCGTACGTGGGGGACCCCGGCTCCGCCCTCGGTCTTGAGCACGCCGACATCGACGTGCCCGGCGAACTCGGCGCGCTGCCCGCGTGGTTCGTGCCCGGACAGCGGGACACCTGGGTCATCGCCGTGCACGGTCTGGGCGCCACCCGCGAGCAGACCCTCAACGTCATGGGGATACTGCACGCGCTCGGGCTGCCCGTGCTCGCCCTCGCCTACCGCGGCGACCTCGGCGCCCCCCGCTCCCCGGACGGCCTCAGCCACCTCGGCGAGACCGAGTGGCGGGACGTGGAAGCCGCGATCCGCTACGCCGTCCGCTACGGCGCCCACCGGGTCGTCCTCCTCGGCTGGTCCACCGGCGCCACCATGGCCCTGCGCGCCGCCGAACGCTCCTCCGTACGGGACCGTGTCGCCGGGCTGATCCTCGACTCGCCCGTCCTCGGCTGGGAGTCCACCCTGCGCGCCCTGGCCCACGCCCGCCACGTCCCCGGCCCGCTGCTGCCCCTCGCGGTACGCGCAGCCCAGGGCCGCGCCGGCATGCGCACCGCCCGCCAGGCCGTCGGCGTGGAACCCCTCGAGGTCCCCACCCTGATCATCCACGGCCCCGACGACGAGATCGCCCCCTGGTCGGACTCCCGCCGCCTGGCCGCCCGCCAGCCCGGCCTCGTCTCCCTCCACCCCGTCCCCAGGGCTCCCCACGCCGCCATGTGGAACGCGAGCCCCACGGCCTACGAAGACCTCCTCCGCCGATTCCTGACCCCCCTGCTGTAG
- a CDS encoding VOC family protein codes for MADTSGRPSVYPTLLYADAPAAIAQLTQALGFTELAVYESEDGTVLHAELTQGNGAVMLGSKGRGGAFDEAMGSAGPTGVYVVVDDVDAHHRRAVEHGVEILMPPTDQDYGSRDYMARDAEGNIWSFGTYAPAMTP; via the coding sequence ATGGCGGACACGAGTGGGCGCCCGAGTGTGTACCCGACGCTGCTGTACGCGGACGCGCCGGCGGCCATCGCGCAGCTCACCCAGGCGCTGGGCTTCACCGAGCTGGCGGTGTACGAGTCGGAGGACGGCACGGTGCTGCACGCCGAGCTGACCCAGGGGAACGGCGCGGTGATGCTGGGTTCCAAGGGCCGTGGCGGCGCCTTCGACGAGGCGATGGGGAGCGCGGGCCCGACGGGGGTGTACGTGGTCGTGGACGACGTGGACGCCCATCATCGCCGGGCGGTGGAGCACGGGGTGGAGATCCTGATGCCCCCGACGGACCAGGACTACGGCTCGCGGGACTACATGGCGCGGGACGCCGAGGGCAACATCTGGAGCTTCGGGACGTACGCCCCCGCGATGACTCCCTGA